A stretch of Pseudomonas sp. FeN3W DNA encodes these proteins:
- a CDS encoding efflux RND transporter periplasmic adaptor subunit translates to MKVSFLTTALAASMVILTGCGAEQKQSAPPAHAAMPVTVLEASPEVLASNALIMGQIKSSSVIEMRAKVSGYLAKRKAMDGQRVKRGDVLFELDETDFRLSVEKALAHEQVARASLDLANTEYQRVLNLFNNNAISKQELDTALANRAIKRAEYLSAQTMLKQERQLLSDSKIRATYDGIVGVSNVQPGDLIQAQSTVLARLTKMDPLWVEVGVSETQYKALFGDDKANGALAFTVSGKAFEAPITFQASEVDPTLGTITLRAEFANADHAVTPGMFVQVSVVGKMRHGVVKVPQRTVMNGADGQYVYVMSEGTAQIRPVVASEWDAGSWVIEKGLSAGDQVISSGHMKLRPGAQVILKPAEAQQAGVSR, encoded by the coding sequence ATGAAGGTGTCCTTTTTGACCACGGCTCTTGCAGCTTCAATGGTCATTCTCACAGGCTGCGGTGCAGAACAGAAGCAAAGCGCGCCCCCAGCGCATGCAGCGATGCCCGTCACAGTGCTTGAGGCAAGCCCAGAGGTATTGGCATCCAATGCCCTCATCATGGGTCAAATCAAAAGCTCATCCGTAATTGAGATGCGTGCGAAGGTTTCTGGCTATTTAGCCAAGCGAAAAGCTATGGATGGGCAGCGTGTTAAAAGAGGGGATGTGCTTTTCGAGCTAGATGAAACCGATTTCAGGCTTTCTGTTGAAAAAGCCCTGGCCCATGAGCAGGTCGCACGCGCATCTCTCGATTTGGCAAACACTGAGTACCAGCGGGTTCTCAACCTGTTCAACAATAACGCGATCAGCAAGCAAGAGCTTGATACCGCTCTAGCCAACAGGGCAATCAAGCGTGCCGAGTATCTTAGCGCCCAGACGATGCTCAAGCAGGAGCGGCAGCTTCTTTCAGACTCGAAAATACGGGCAACTTATGACGGTATTGTCGGCGTCTCGAATGTTCAGCCGGGTGATCTGATTCAGGCTCAATCTACGGTTTTAGCAAGGCTCACCAAAATGGATCCATTGTGGGTCGAGGTTGGTGTTTCTGAGACTCAATACAAGGCGCTGTTCGGTGATGACAAGGCCAATGGCGCATTAGCCTTCACTGTGTCTGGGAAAGCCTTTGAGGCCCCAATCACGTTCCAGGCATCCGAGGTGGATCCGACCCTCGGCACCATCACACTGCGGGCAGAATTTGCTAATGCCGATCATGCTGTTACACCCGGCATGTTTGTACAGGTGTCGGTCGTCGGCAAAATGCGCCACGGTGTAGTCAAGGTTCCACAGCGTACAGTCATGAATGGCGCGGACGGCCAGTATGTGTACGTAATGAGCGAGGGCACGGCGCAAATCAGGCCAGTTGTTGCCAGCGAATGGGATGCTGGTTCCTGGGTAATCGAGAAGGGTTTGAGTGCCGGTGATCAAGTGATCAGCAGTGGTCACATGAAGCTTCGTCCAGGTGCCCAGGTAATCCTAAAGCCCGCCGAGGCTCAGCAGGCAGGGGTGTCACGATGA
- a CDS encoding multidrug efflux RND transporter permease subunit, whose product MNSSFFIRRPIFATVLSLVILIAGLVSFGVLPVTQYPKITPPTVTVSATYPGASAETGSRVVAAPIEEQLSGVEGLLYFNSSASSNGSVSVTATFEIGTDVDMAMVEVNNRVKMVEPRLPEEVRRNGVSVRNRANDMLMVTAVHSPDASRDTLFLSNFASLNMVDEIKRVPGVGDVNVFGARDYSMRIWLDPQKLSHLGLTASDVIAAVRTQNNQNSVGKIGQEPSSTGQQLTFTVIAKGRLPETVDFENIVIRQSADQGRVLVKDVARIELGAQSYDSASFYNGAPSIGMGIFLQSGANALEVADAVKAQLAQMREGFPSGIEVSVAYDTTVFINASIESVIHTLMEAMLLVSIVVFLFLQNWRATLIPLIAVPVSLVGTLAGLWAMDFSINTLTLFAMVLAIGIVVDDAIVVIENVERLMHDKMMSARDASFEAMKEVSGALVAIVLVLCAVFIPVSFLGGIAGALYKQFAVTVAISVALSGIVALTLTPALCALFLKPVKTTNRFFDGFNKGFEKLAALYVFVVKKLIRHRVLSLVLFGATIFGIAWLSSNLPKSFVPAEDQGMLIGSVQLPDGASKSRTDAVLEQYRQMLSHDPAIEGVFGISGFDFIGGGSKSNAGALFIRLKPWEAREAKAQDLAPKLMGMGMGMDDGMVLVFNPPAIQGIGSTGGIEFYLQDRVSGDPLVIAQQLNVLMGKLKEHEAIASVNTFFRADVPQLYVEVDEARATAMDVPLAAVYETLQSTIGTVYVNDFNRSGKTYRVQVQADAGFRDDPEDISRLFVKSAEGKLVPMSSLVNVSYVNGPEQLERFNGFLSVKVTANGKPGMSSGDLIGVVESLAADSLPEGYHIQWTGQAYQELKSGSSGSMAIGFAILMVFLILAAQYERWSLPLVVIITIPFALLGAYGALLVRGMPNDIYFQIGLVVLIGLAAKNAILIVEFAQQKVEQGMDVTEAALEAAKLRFRPIVMTSLAFILGIVPLAVASGAGAASRQSMGTGVFGGMMASTFIATLFVPLFFIFFSSKQKASKGGE is encoded by the coding sequence ATGAACTCCAGCTTCTTTATCCGCAGGCCGATTTTCGCAACTGTATTGTCCCTGGTAATCCTGATCGCAGGACTGGTCTCCTTTGGTGTTCTGCCTGTCACGCAGTATCCCAAGATCACGCCTCCGACCGTAACTGTCTCGGCCACTTATCCCGGCGCTTCCGCTGAAACGGGTTCTCGGGTTGTCGCAGCGCCTATTGAGGAGCAACTCAGTGGAGTCGAAGGCCTTTTGTACTTCAACTCATCAGCATCCTCCAATGGCTCGGTCAGTGTGACGGCCACATTTGAAATTGGCACCGATGTCGACATGGCGATGGTGGAGGTTAATAACCGCGTAAAAATGGTGGAGCCACGACTACCTGAAGAGGTCAGGCGCAATGGCGTGTCCGTTCGCAACCGCGCTAATGACATGTTGATGGTCACCGCCGTTCACTCTCCAGATGCTAGTCGCGACACCTTGTTCTTGAGCAATTTCGCTTCGCTGAATATGGTTGATGAAATCAAGCGAGTGCCGGGCGTTGGTGATGTCAATGTCTTCGGTGCTCGTGATTATTCGATGCGAATTTGGCTTGATCCGCAAAAGCTCAGTCATCTTGGTTTGACCGCCAGCGATGTCATTGCGGCTGTACGCACGCAGAACAATCAAAATAGCGTTGGCAAAATCGGTCAGGAACCTTCGAGTACCGGACAGCAGCTTACGTTCACAGTCATCGCCAAAGGACGCCTTCCCGAGACAGTGGACTTTGAAAACATTGTCATTCGCCAGTCCGCTGATCAAGGTCGCGTGCTGGTCAAGGATGTGGCCAGGATTGAGCTGGGTGCTCAGTCTTATGATTCAGCCTCTTTTTACAACGGCGCGCCTTCTATCGGCATGGGTATCTTTCTTCAGTCCGGCGCCAATGCGCTAGAGGTGGCCGATGCCGTCAAGGCTCAACTGGCTCAAATGAGAGAAGGCTTTCCCTCCGGCATTGAGGTCAGCGTGGCTTATGACACAACCGTCTTCATTAATGCGTCTATTGAAAGCGTCATTCATACCCTGATGGAGGCCATGCTGCTGGTCAGCATTGTGGTGTTCCTGTTCCTTCAGAACTGGCGCGCCACCCTGATCCCGCTGATTGCCGTACCGGTTTCGCTTGTCGGCACATTAGCAGGTCTGTGGGCCATGGATTTCTCAATCAATACCCTGACATTGTTCGCCATGGTTTTGGCCATTGGCATCGTGGTCGATGATGCGATTGTGGTGATTGAAAACGTCGAGCGACTGATGCACGACAAAATGATGAGCGCCCGAGACGCTTCGTTTGAAGCGATGAAAGAGGTATCAGGGGCGCTTGTGGCTATCGTGCTGGTGCTGTGTGCAGTATTTATCCCGGTATCGTTCCTGGGAGGCATTGCCGGGGCCCTCTATAAGCAGTTCGCTGTAACCGTGGCCATCTCGGTAGCCTTGTCAGGTATCGTGGCGCTAACGCTCACGCCAGCGCTTTGCGCCCTGTTTTTAAAGCCGGTCAAAACCACCAACCGATTCTTTGATGGATTCAACAAGGGTTTTGAAAAGCTCGCTGCGCTCTATGTATTTGTTGTCAAAAAACTGATCAGGCATCGAGTGCTGAGCCTGGTCTTGTTTGGCGCAACCATCTTTGGCATTGCATGGCTTTCGAGCAATCTACCCAAGAGCTTCGTGCCAGCTGAAGACCAGGGCATGCTGATCGGATCTGTTCAGCTTCCTGATGGCGCCAGCAAATCACGAACCGATGCTGTACTTGAGCAATACCGCCAGATGCTGAGTCATGATCCTGCAATTGAGGGTGTATTTGGCATCAGTGGATTCGACTTCATTGGTGGAGGCAGTAAATCAAACGCTGGCGCTTTATTCATCAGACTCAAGCCATGGGAAGCGCGTGAGGCCAAGGCGCAAGACCTGGCTCCCAAGCTCATGGGTATGGGCATGGGAATGGATGATGGCATGGTACTGGTGTTCAACCCGCCAGCCATTCAGGGCATCGGGTCAACAGGCGGCATCGAGTTTTACCTGCAAGATCGCGTAAGCGGTGATCCACTGGTGATTGCGCAGCAACTCAATGTGCTGATGGGAAAACTCAAGGAGCATGAAGCCATTGCCTCTGTGAATACGTTCTTCCGTGCTGACGTTCCACAACTGTATGTCGAGGTGGATGAGGCGCGTGCAACCGCCATGGACGTGCCTTTGGCTGCTGTTTACGAGACCTTGCAGTCGACTATCGGCACTGTTTACGTGAACGATTTCAACCGCTCTGGCAAGACGTACCGTGTTCAGGTTCAGGCTGATGCTGGTTTTAGAGATGACCCTGAAGACATTAGCAGGCTGTTTGTCAAAAGCGCTGAGGGCAAGCTTGTGCCAATGTCATCACTGGTTAACGTCAGTTACGTGAATGGGCCTGAGCAGCTTGAGCGCTTCAATGGCTTTCTGTCGGTCAAGGTAACTGCCAATGGCAAGCCTGGCATGAGCTCTGGAGATCTAATCGGGGTAGTGGAATCTCTTGCCGCTGATTCACTGCCAGAGGGTTACCATATCCAATGGACAGGTCAGGCCTACCAGGAACTCAAGAGCGGGTCATCCGGCAGCATGGCCATCGGCTTTGCCATCCTTATGGTCTTCTTGATTTTGGCGGCTCAATACGAGCGCTGGTCATTGCCACTGGTTGTGATCATCACCATTCCGTTTGCGTTGCTCGGTGCTTATGGTGCTCTGCTGGTGCGTGGGATGCCGAACGACATTTACTTCCAGATCGGATTAGTTGTCTTGATTGGTCTTGCAGCAAAGAACGCCATTCTGATTGTCGAGTTTGCACAGCAGAAGGTTGAGCAGGGCATGGATGTCACAGAAGCTGCGCTAGAAGCCGCCAAACTGCGCTTTAGACCGATTGTAATGACTTCTCTGGCCTTCATCCTGGGCATTGTGCCACTTGCCGTTGCTAGCGGTGCTGGCGCTGCATCACGCCAATCCATGGGGACGGGTGTGTTTGGTGGGATGATGGCCTCAACGTTTATTGCCACATTATTCGTTCCGCTTTTCTTCATCTTCTTTTCGTCCAAGCAAAAAGCCTCAAAGGGGGGCGAGTAA
- a CDS encoding TolC family protein, translating into MKNKLSMLAPLALAILMASGCALKPSSSATHIELPASYRAASLSADALVADYQNWSNQYDDPVLSELLAMATDNTHGSNLDIAKAYTQFEQASIAVKSARSSLWPTLGVGSTSSKTGQHSNEVYSQAQSHSASAIARYELDLWGKFSNTVASRELEAQGMSLAVDMVRKSVRGQVATQYWVLRQVEAEMAFMREQIQARTTQVQINQNKLRYGTGTELEVKQSEANLANFKRQLVALQAQRKSLEETLALLVGKPGLTVAAESTSIASDLMLSRQDTPSLMLANRSDIKQAEARLESAGLNVAVARAAMFPSISFNAQSGYQNGNLSSLVQPTSSFWTLGYSLDLPLFDRGLRLSQIDQAKAVERERVIDYRKVIQTAFHDVNQALIDLERLEATTLHLEQEVDAANAAYRMASLQYESGLIGYSQLLDAQQANDEAERSRVKLGFEKKIAQIAYLNALGF; encoded by the coding sequence ATGAAAAACAAATTATCCATGCTGGCGCCTTTGGCGCTGGCGATCCTCATGGCAAGTGGCTGTGCGCTCAAGCCATCTTCTTCTGCGACTCACATTGAGCTGCCAGCCTCATACCGCGCAGCTAGCTTGAGCGCCGATGCGCTGGTAGCGGATTACCAGAACTGGTCGAACCAATACGATGATCCTGTGCTCAGTGAACTGCTGGCAATGGCAACCGATAACACTCATGGCTCCAACCTTGATATTGCCAAGGCTTACACGCAATTCGAGCAGGCGAGTATTGCCGTAAAATCGGCACGATCAAGTCTTTGGCCAACTCTCGGCGTTGGATCCACAAGCTCAAAGACAGGTCAGCATAGCAATGAGGTCTACAGCCAGGCTCAATCACATTCAGCAAGCGCCATTGCTCGCTATGAACTGGATCTGTGGGGCAAGTTCTCGAACACCGTTGCATCCAGGGAGCTTGAGGCCCAGGGGATGTCCCTTGCCGTTGACATGGTCAGAAAGTCGGTCAGGGGGCAGGTGGCCACACAATACTGGGTATTGCGTCAGGTCGAGGCTGAAATGGCGTTTATGCGCGAGCAGATTCAAGCGCGCACGACCCAGGTTCAGATCAACCAGAACAAGCTTCGTTACGGCACTGGAACTGAGCTTGAGGTTAAGCAATCTGAAGCCAATCTGGCAAATTTCAAACGCCAGCTGGTAGCGCTCCAAGCGCAGCGCAAATCGCTTGAAGAAACGCTGGCGCTCTTGGTGGGCAAGCCGGGATTGACAGTTGCAGCAGAATCTACGTCGATAGCATCTGATCTGATGCTTTCAAGGCAAGATACGCCAAGCCTCATGTTGGCTAATCGTAGTGACATCAAGCAGGCAGAAGCAAGACTTGAATCAGCCGGGCTGAATGTTGCGGTAGCGCGGGCTGCAATGTTTCCATCGATCAGCTTCAACGCACAAAGCGGCTATCAAAATGGGAATTTAAGCTCGCTGGTGCAGCCAACAAGCTCATTTTGGACGCTTGGCTACTCACTGGATCTCCCGTTGTTTGATCGCGGCCTGCGGCTCTCTCAGATCGATCAGGCCAAGGCTGTAGAACGTGAGCGGGTCATTGACTACAGGAAGGTGATCCAAACGGCTTTTCATGATGTGAATCAGGCCCTGATCGACCTTGAGCGGCTTGAGGCGACAACCCTGCATCTTGAACAGGAGGTTGATGCGGCCAACGCCGCTTATCGAATGGCGTCCTTGCAGTACGAAAGCGGATTGATCGGCTACTCGCAGCTACTTGATGCACAACAGGCAAACGATGAGGCCGAGCGAAGCCGGGTCAAGCTTGGATTTGAGAAGAAAATTGCACAGATCGCCTACCTAAACGCCTTGGGGTTCTAA
- a CDS encoding tellurite-like stress resistance cysteine protease StiP, giving the protein MFPHTFEPDDVTVLLERVEPNYLSREDRQALIDQGTHYNELISKEQAPSASEMALFNDQVLRFGNHMAEMVIQLAKTIAGLESKPVLVSLVRAGTPTGVLLKRCLAMMDVEAPHFSVSIVQGKGFDEVAIEHILSLGYAPSQLIFIDGWTGKGVVRRELSEALKTLSAKHGAFRDELFVLSDIAGVAEHAATREDVLVPSALLSGPLCGLVSRTIYRGSPEAPTIHAAAYLDYMEDMDVSRHFVEVMTLRIKAAMRERSSIGPVMPASEANRQMQAFLDKVSKEWELAGHSRIKPGVGESSRLFLRKKPMLLMVKDECAPAVQHLLELAREKDVPIKVDRHMPYQACTLVR; this is encoded by the coding sequence ATGTTCCCCCATACCTTTGAGCCTGATGATGTCACCGTCCTGCTTGAGCGAGTCGAGCCCAATTACCTGTCGCGAGAAGATCGCCAGGCCTTGATTGATCAGGGCACTCATTACAACGAGCTGATCAGCAAGGAGCAGGCGCCTTCGGCTTCTGAAATGGCGCTCTTCAATGATCAGGTCTTGCGCTTCGGCAATCATATGGCCGAAATGGTTATCCAGCTTGCAAAGACAATTGCAGGGCTTGAGTCAAAGCCCGTGCTTGTGTCGCTGGTGCGTGCTGGTACGCCAACGGGTGTGCTACTCAAGCGTTGCTTGGCAATGATGGATGTCGAAGCGCCACACTTCAGCGTATCCATCGTTCAGGGTAAGGGATTTGACGAAGTTGCCATTGAGCATATTCTGAGCCTTGGCTATGCGCCTTCGCAGTTGATCTTTATTGATGGCTGGACAGGTAAAGGGGTGGTGCGTCGTGAACTGTCCGAGGCGCTTAAAACCCTATCGGCCAAGCATGGGGCTTTTCGTGATGAACTGTTCGTGCTGAGTGATATTGCTGGGGTAGCCGAGCATGCGGCGACGCGTGAGGATGTTCTCGTGCCGAGCGCTCTACTCAGTGGCCCTCTCTGCGGACTGGTGTCTCGTACGATCTATCGAGGCTCCCCTGAGGCCCCTACAATCCATGCTGCCGCCTACCTGGACTACATGGAAGATATGGACGTCAGCCGTCACTTCGTGGAGGTGATGACCCTGCGAATCAAGGCAGCGATGCGTGAACGCTCATCCATTGGGCCGGTGATGCCTGCGAGTGAGGCTAATCGCCAAATGCAGGCGTTTCTTGATAAGGTCAGCAAGGAATGGGAACTAGCTGGCCACAGCCGCATCAAGCCAGGCGTTGGCGAATCCAGCCGTCTTTTCTTGCGCAAAAAACCCATGCTGTTGATGGTCAAGGATGAATGCGCTCCAGCGGTTCAGCATCTCTTGGAACTGGCGCGTGAGAAGGATGTGCCAATCAAGGTAGACCGCCACATGCCTTATCAAGCCTGTACGCTGGTGCGTTGA
- a CDS encoding aminoacyl-tRNA hydrolase has translation MKLQVFMRNDLNMRKGKMVAQASHAVMKRVLDLCVLSQEALMISNAGYETLKAFAEKPELSIILVSNEQSLLDAMSSNIDGCIVDSGRTEFHGVPTLTCGAIGLHEQRRVFELVVPDDVPRELIARQWFVIAKPAAGAPMSKVDAMAAGCVATVAHLISLFKPRLDGYSIEFSLYPAMRDWLLGAFGKVALSTQDADSLTSIQVAVEGEGAHVSVTQHAGLRLIVVGPEHPAGIRSLAELRLL, from the coding sequence ATGAAGCTTCAGGTATTCATGCGCAACGACTTGAACATGCGCAAGGGAAAGATGGTCGCTCAGGCATCGCATGCCGTCATGAAGCGAGTATTGGATCTTTGCGTGTTGAGCCAGGAAGCTCTGATGATCAGCAATGCGGGCTATGAAACGCTCAAGGCGTTTGCCGAAAAGCCGGAGCTAAGCATTATTTTGGTCTCAAACGAACAATCGCTTCTCGACGCGATGTCGAGCAACATCGATGGCTGCATCGTAGACAGTGGCCGCACTGAGTTTCATGGTGTCCCGACCCTGACATGTGGTGCCATCGGGTTGCATGAGCAGCGCAGAGTTTTCGAGCTCGTGGTGCCTGACGATGTTCCGCGAGAGCTCATTGCTCGGCAATGGTTTGTGATCGCCAAGCCTGCTGCTGGCGCACCCATGAGCAAGGTCGATGCGATGGCGGCAGGCTGCGTGGCGACAGTGGCGCACCTCATCAGTCTGTTCAAACCCAGGCTCGATGGATATTCGATTGAATTTTCACTATACCCCGCCATGCGGGACTGGCTACTAGGGGCCTTTGGCAAGGTGGCCCTAAGCACTCAGGATGCCGACTCGCTTACCAGTATTCAGGTGGCAGTTGAGGGCGAGGGTGCCCACGTATCGGTCACTCAGCACGCAGGTCTGAGGCTGATTGTTGTAGGGCCTGAGCATCCGGCTGGCATTCGGTCGCTGGCTGAGCTAAGGTTGCTCTGA